Part of the Triticum aestivum cultivar Chinese Spring chromosome 4D, IWGSC CS RefSeq v2.1, whole genome shotgun sequence genome is shown below.
ctatacctcaagggggcattgtaaagtattatttttccaaaatttctttcatagccatgtttggcacatgtgggtcaccatgtacaagaaaatttgggtgatttggaggtggtggaaaaaatcacgtatgttcNNNNNNNNNNNNNNNNNNNNNNNNNNNNNNNNNNNNNNNNNNNNNNNNNNNNNNNNNNNNNNNNNNNNNNNNNNNNNNNNNNNNNNNNNNNNNNNNNNNNNNNNNNNNNNNNNNNNNNNNNNNNNNNNNNNNNNNNNNNNNNNNNNNNNNNNNNNNNNNNNNNNNNNNNNNNNNNNNNNNNNNNNNNNNNNNNNNNNNNNNNNNNNNNNNNNNNNNNNNNNNNNNNNNNNNNNNNNNNNNNNNNNNNNNNNNNNNNNNNNNNNNNNNNNNNNNNNNNNNNNNNNNNNNNNNNNNNNNNNNNNNNNNNNNNNNNNNNNNNNNNNNNNNNNNNNNNNNNNNNNNNNNNNNNNNNNNNNNNNNNNNNNNNNNNNNNNNNNNNNNNNNNNNNNNNNNNNNNNNNNNNNNNNNNNNNNNNNNNNNNNNNNNNNNNNNNNNNNNNNNNNNNNNNNNNNNNNNNNNNNNNNNNNNNNNNNNNNNNNNNNNNNNNNNNNNNNNNNNNNNNNNNNNNNNNNNNNNNNNNNNNNNNNNNNNNNNNNNNNNNNNNNNNNNNNNNNNNNNNNNNNNNNNNNNNNNNNNNNNNNNNNNNNNNNNNNNNNNNNNNNNNNNNNNNNNNNNNNNNNNNNNNNNNNNNNNNNNNNNNNNNNNNNNNNNNNNNNNNNNNNNNNNNNNNNNNNNNNNNNNNNNNNNNNNNNNNNNNNNNNNNNNNNNNNNNNNNNNNNNNNNNNNNNNNNNNNNNNNNNNNNNNNAATTtgggcacacatgatctcttgcacaaacaaagctaggtttccaaggttttatatttttttgaattttttgaattttataatgccctctagactgattggtcaaaacatcggtctatacctcaagggggcattgtaaaatatatattttcaaatttttctttcatagccatgttttgcacatgtgggtcaccatgtacaagaaaatttgggtgatttggaggtggtggaaaaaatcacgtatgttcaaaaactggcttaagttagaccaaatggcccctccggaatgcggtgatttttccgaccacctccaaatcacctaaatttgggcacacatgatctcttgcacaaacaaagcttggTTTCCAAGTTTTTatattagttttaatttttttgaatttatattgCCCTATAGACTAACTGCAAAAAAATCACCATGTAAGtttgaccaaatggtccctccagaATGCAGTGATTTTATCGACCACCTCCAAAATTTCCACTTTTTAAAATATATTAGAAATGGAAGATTCAATCTTGCTAACTTATTTAcattgacaaaaaaatattttcaaaattttctaattCTTTTAATATATTTCAAATGGAAGTTTCAATCACGCTAACTTATGAACATTGACAAAAAAGATTTTCAACATTTTCTAATTTTAAAAAcatatttgaaatggaatattcaatcatgctcacttatgaacattgacaaaaaaggattttcaacattttctcattttaaaaatatatttgaaatggaatattcaatcatgctcacttatgaacattgacaaaaaaggattttcaacattttccaatttttataatatatttgaaatggaatattcaaTCATGCTAACTTAAGAACATTGACAAAAAATGATTTTCAACATTTTCTAAATTTAATAATATATTTGTAATGGAAGATTCGATCATGCTAACTTATGAAAACCTCAAGTCAATGTTTTTACTATCTATCCTATGTAGATAAGGCTTGTTCTTTGCACACACCATTACCAAGCACATGCCCACTGTATGCAGCATGTCTCATCAGTCAAGCAACATTGAAGCACCTACTGTGATCATTGCAGCATCAGAATATAAACACTGCAACAAAGCATAGCTGACCTGCATCTAGACAGTTGATATACTTCAGAGACATACTAGATTAATTAAGTCTCTGCCATACTTAAGAGTCTGCCATACTACTTAAGAGTCTGCCATACTACTTAACAGTTCACAAACACTTCCACCTTCCAGATTCACAGTTCACAACCATACTAGCGCAAAAGTTAAACATCATCAACTATATTGATGATGAGTACCACTACCAGCTTCACAGAGGGTGACTAGATGGGACCCATAGCCTTTAGGAGGGCTGCATGCTCTGCCCTGATCTTCACGTCGTTCCCACTCGTCGCTACACCGCGTGCATGGGACATAAGGTGCTCATACAGCCCATCCTTGGGAATTGGCTTAGTGGTGCAGTATGGGCACCTGAACTTGCCCCACTTGTAGTACGCCGCCTTCCCCTTCTCCCTGATCTTGTTGGCTTCATGCTCAATGAAGGACTTGTGGTTCCACTCTTCCACCTCATCTCCAGAGTTGTACTGCACATACAAATGATTTGCATAAATACATACTTCCCATTTAGAGTAATGTAATTAACAAACATCAAATAATTGCCATTTACTTGCCCGTTAATGAACAAACAAACataatagcccatttacagctaaTTAATGCACAAACAACAGAATAGTTCCATTTAGAAGAATTTAATGGACAAACAACAGAATAGTTCCATTTATATGCATTCATATATGGTTTCATGAAAAAACATCACACATATCCCATTTACAGCTAATTAATGCACAAAcaacacaactttgagaggaattaATTGAAAGTACAACAAAACTTTCCATTTTAGAATAATTCAATGGACAAACAACACAATATTTCCATTTATGTGCATTCAGATATGGTTTCATGATCAAAGACCACAGATATGCCATTTAGAGCTAATTAATGACCAAACAACACAACTTTATGATATCAAtgaataaactatataacattccaatttagaggcattcatatagggcaTCATCAACAAACAACATCTCACACAGATTAATAAACAGACCAAAAACAACTTGGGGttacctcctcgtcgtcgtcagaatCAGACGGGTCGTCGAACCCAGCGATGTCCAGCTTCCTCTTGTTGCCAGCAGCTTCCTCATTCTGCAATATAAGTAATTAATTCAATTATACTACTAACTACATATAACATAGTATGCAAAGGTCAAGCAATCTGCAATGTGCTTCTAATAACCTAAAATGTTACTTTGACCTCAAATTATCCAAAGGTCAAGCATTCTACAATGATAGCTTGGTCAAACTAAAATTTTAGATCATGCTGACTGTGGTCCTTCAAACTATAATGCCAGACTGGGCACCAACAATAATTTTGTGAGTGCTCAGGTCTGCCAATTAATGGAAGTAGTACATTGGTTGACAACAAGTAATTGC
Proteins encoded:
- the LOC123096952 gene encoding uncharacterized protein, translating into MAQGGGAAATAHGVAVEAANTAADAVQEVAAVGGAGDAAPAVAGSVAAAADLVEQGVVGSDSVVPDLVVMASGGALDAGAEASDKQVVDVNEEAAGNKRKLDIAGFDDPSDSDDDEEYNSGDEVEEWNHKSFIEHEANKIREKGKAAYYKWGKFRCPYCTTKPIPKDGLYEHLMSHARGVATSGNDVKIRAEHAALLKAMGPI